In a single window of the Branchiostoma floridae strain S238N-H82 chromosome 2, Bfl_VNyyK, whole genome shotgun sequence genome:
- the LOC118409880 gene encoding uncharacterized protein LOC118409880 codes for MAGQVAGPYFAPVKGKVAETSEASAEKQGKMELGTTRNMGHNLLQYILNADPAPSDELRTTTSINESEFGIGRLSASPVLGSTEEIQRPSRLYHPISHVRPENVDRRCHLKNCNNNRVYEKRSPSSKSCCHTVRKTPPVLRHTCKSRFTSRGEKSSLSPHQMMEMADTGQEGPTENGWLYHDMDSFEDSGIEQSLDLPEPNNGSQETSPRDSKDSRLVDTDRQDRYHNDSSSPTDDRHGRDRKKVSANGSSPDQRSCETRTTFCSSGMSLYSDRNAELTQGRAVLHTYRRKSSADLAQDLLKYQGKHKMLKYNGEQSGTLLKRPHTAPPTTAGQTAEYMLQQAYFSLEHADIKRRNAEIIKMQQEHTRHHQRLKHLFDMEWQQQQIRNMHLYARDHGNSDGSYHDLSNMHHFNRQCCHGNGDHHGDRKTDRAKTAPPDVRSKSQKPSVSFPSTKPFLMPYRQTKVTGSSVQNHRVREESNGHNGQPKAVRGTSRTRRKESLDRMKNRQRQDADIERLKQENKRKAELWSTRMKWEPVKL; via the exons ATGGCGGGACAGGTTGCCGGGCCGTACTTCGCGCCTGTCAAAGGAAAGGTTGCTGAGACTTCCGAGGCGAGCGCAGAGAAACAGGGCAAGATGGAGCTAGGAACGACACGGAACATGGGGCACAACTTGCTACAGTACATCCTGAACGCCGACCCAGCCCCCAGCGACGAGCTCAGGACCACTACCAGTATAAACGAGTCGGAATTCGGTATCGGAAGACTTTCAGCGAGTCCTGTGCTTGGGTCAACGGAAGAAATCCAGCGGCCGTCCAGGCTGTACCATCCGATCAGTCATGTCCGACCGGAAAACGTCGATCGGCGATGTCATCTGAAAAACTGCAATAATAACCGTGTCTATGAGAAACGCAGTCCCTCCTCTAAAAGTTGTTGTCACACCGTAAGGAAGACGCCTCCTGTCCTTCGGCACACGTGTAAGTCGCGTTTCACTTCCAGGGGGGAAAAGTCGAGCCTTTCCCCACATCAAATGATGGAAATGGCAGACACTGGACAGGAAGGTCCTACTGAAAACGGATGGCTTTACCACGACATGGACAGCTTTGAAGATTCGGGCATCGAGCAAAGTTTAGATCTACCCGAGCCAAACAACGGGAGCCAAGAAACTTCACCACGTGACTCCAAAGACTCCCGATTGGTTGACACGGACAGACAGGACCGTTACCATAACGACAGCTCCAGTCCTACAGACGACAGACACGGCAGAGATCGTAAGAAGGTGTCGGCTAATGGAAGCAGTCCTGACCAGAGGTCTTGTGAGACCAGAACGACGTTCTGTAGCAGCGGCATGAGTCTCTATAGCGACCGAAATGCCGAACTTACACAGGGACGCGCTGTTCTTCACACATACAG GAGAAAGTCTTCGGCTGATCTGGCTCAGGATTTACTCAAGTACCAAGGGAAACATAAGATGCTGAAATACAACG GTGAACAGAGTGGGACGTTGCTGAAGCGTCCTCACACGGCACCACCAACCACTGCAGGTCAAACTGCAGAGTACATGCTCCAGCAGGCCTACTTCAGCCTGGAACATGCAGACATCAAGCGGAGGAACGCCGAGATCATTAAGATGCAG CAAGAACACACGCGACACCATCAGAGACTCAAACACCTGTTCGACATGGAGTGGCAGCAGCAGCAGATAAGAAACATGCACCTGTACGCACGTGACCATGGCAACAGTGACGGAAGCTATCACGACCTCAGCAACATGCACCACTTCAACCGGCAGTGTTGTCATGGGAACGGGGATCACCATGGAGACAGAAAGACGGACAGAGCTAAAACCGCACCGCCAG ATGTTCGTTCCAAGTCACAGAAGCCGTCCGTGTCTTTTCCATCTACCAAGCCCTTTCTAATGccatacagacaaacaaaggtGACTGGTAGTTCGGTGCAGAATCACAGAGTCAGAGAAGAAAGTAACGGTCATAATGGACAGCCAAAGGCCGTACGAGGAACATCAAGAACACGTCGCAAAGAAAGTCTGGACAGAATGAAGAACAGGCAAAGACAAGATGCTGATATTGAACGTCTTAAGCAGGAAAACAAAAGGAAAGCAGAATTGTGGAGCACGAGAATGaaatgggaaccagtgaaactgTAA
- the LOC118409881 gene encoding uncharacterized protein LOC118409881, with translation MQATMVNFLELLPVVLVSIVIATFITRESHNGGLRWMDSNHKGRFAMTGPEGSEEDGQRSQEKPGNVSTDGDLVLVVTINITKGRETGFTVSSAPDRDALEAESTGGLNAYEATTIQAREQTVLCHSDTHRWTGLLGTVFNSIITPIVWKPCCSLFHLGFISLKIGFCCAYLFVISAVILLCISTAFRESKLSNKLIQNYFLPTITGMLVYLLGVLVLYAILPVTCMSLVVVYRSITNWFPKMRLTSEETIARCTVELPLRVLSLALAQTMKKRTPAHFVNVNPQYQQQHLHFRRNRRCG, from the exons ATGCAGGCAACAATGGTCAACTTTCTGGAGCTGTTACCG gTTGTCTTGGTGTCCATCGTCATTGCGACTTTCATCACGCGAGAATCGCACAATGGCGGACTGAGATGGATGGACTCCAACCATAAGGGACGATTTGCAATGACGGGCCCGGAAGGTTCTGAAGAAGATGGTCAGCGATCGCAAGAAAAGCCAGGCAACGTCTCAACAGATGGAGATTTGGTTCTTGTTGTTACCATCAACATAACCAAGGGCCGAGAGACTGGTTTTACGGTGTCGAGTGCACCCGACAGGGACGCTCTCGAGGCCGAGTCAACAGGTGGTTTGAATGCCTACGAAGCTACCACAATTCAAGCTCGAGAACAAACCGTGCTCTGCCATAGTGACACACACCGGTGGACTGGCTTGTTGGGGACTGTCTTCAACAGTATCATAACCCCCATAGTTTGGAAGCCATGTTGTAGCCTTTTCCATCTGGGGTTCATTTCTCTTAAGATAGGCTTTTGTTGCGCTTATTTGTTTGTAATATCTGCGGTGATTCTCTTGTGCATTTCCACCGCATTCCGGGAGTCGAAACTGTCAAACAAGCTTATCCAGAACTATTTCCTCCCCACTATCACTGGAATGTTAGTGTATTTGCTCGGTGTTCTCGTCCTATATGCAATCCTTCCTGTAACCTGTATGTCCCTGGTAGTGGTATACAGATCGATAACCAACTGGTTTCCAAAAATGAGGCTAACGTCCGAAGAGACGATCGCGCGGTGTACCGTAGAGCTGCCCCTGAGGGTCCTGTCGCTGGCCCTGGCTCAAACCATGAAGAAGAGAACACCAGCACACTTCGTAAATGTTAACCCTCAGTACCAGCAGCAGCATCTTCACTTCCGCCGGAATAGAAGATGTGGATAG